A window of the Bdellovibrio sp. ZAP7 genome harbors these coding sequences:
- a CDS encoding tetratricopeptide repeat protein, which yields MKLQTITLLLAIHLFSLLCFAEKNEKGLIPEVRMSNDEGENEKKALRSELMITRSENKAIDSLQAVIKKQKGSSNEADLWYRLAELYMRRSKSGRFFDLNRDNPMMKLSPFPIPNEKGSESVKRAMKIYSKIEADFPRFRFMDEVLFNNAFAHQQVGQMKGSNELYQRLLTNFPKSPLVPDGTLALGELLYEQGKFAAALEQFERLEKFPNSRVYSYGMYKAAWACYNMRDSECGIKKLVQVVKNNPPLQDGEVPTNRHNLRKEALRDLTIFIGDSYPANKLYSFFEDITTTDELGESMMNLAKLYESHSRQKEMNIFLEEYIDKHPTGPDVVKSHLLLVEANETLKKRDLVLKHMQFASDLCRADSSWKKEQKKDAVITSCDEGFRRTSLDMAKKWWEIWLKNKQNTEFSNLTQQLFKLMLDIEDPAKPDLKTRFAYAELLFQLGKFDEASTQYKIVGDKSTDDILRHDANYAALFSKEKSIEKKSEPLKESERKELAANYLAKHPTGKYAIAVKFKIGHIAYEENNYPEAEKWLKPLTTMKGNDDIRRKSEDLVLDMLNIKKDFVGIKEFSKQIANSTTDASRKKNMNKIQEEAHFTEIQEFAKTGNKDQAAQKLIAYAKEHDNSKLSQDALWQAIGILYTEGKVYDAAEMSLKYVQKYPDDKKNLDALKDSAKAYADIGQTAKAADTLAKVAELDKKGRNQYLEAAADIYVMEKRVKDARASYMGILSAADSKTTERIYGKLLDSYKNDKKSPEYDKLLNQISAKGIEPYTTEAMIEKAQALLDAGKMTAAFDLSMKANGRSVPAETRAAARLIQAAVLEKEFIAQSVKAREEKFATVLAIKTEKLDKAQTAYVTALKMSKDPYQQLEALRGIDRVYGNYIDSLTSMPLPASLSPDDQKQLRGELAKLTNPIQDKKNDNDAKLKALAATVGQSATTTRSYVSIGADKTITPIAQFPAPEKLSVFLPASADMMIGKVSRYEIRPNKTCNKTAVMTGDISKVNTFEVAGNCYGSRQFDIVEKLGLELAKSKETRALGLFYASVGAEGKGYSDKAMWLIDAALKAQPEASPFVYQKARLTYKEDGIKSAMQYFEKVLDMQMPSTEMETFAGVKAFSEGDFSRAVEKFSTLQKDQLYTLNVGTLLSESYAQKGQVDKALAMIKDLITANKKDNIDYLLEQAHILETFKGSPTLALDSYEKAFKASSAQADLREWLSKKIQFIKNQNKVGQHVTSGDL from the coding sequence ATGAAGCTGCAAACTATAACGTTACTTCTGGCAATACATTTATTCTCGTTGTTGTGCTTTGCAGAAAAGAATGAAAAAGGACTTATCCCAGAAGTCCGTATGTCTAATGACGAAGGTGAGAACGAAAAGAAAGCTCTTCGTTCCGAGTTGATGATCACTCGCTCGGAAAATAAAGCGATCGACTCCCTTCAAGCGGTTATCAAAAAACAAAAAGGCTCTTCGAATGAGGCGGACTTATGGTACCGCCTTGCGGAGCTTTACATGCGCCGTTCTAAGTCCGGTCGTTTCTTTGACTTGAACCGTGACAATCCGATGATGAAACTCTCCCCGTTCCCGATTCCAAATGAAAAGGGCTCGGAGTCAGTTAAGCGCGCAATGAAGATCTATTCCAAAATCGAAGCGGATTTCCCAAGATTCCGTTTCATGGACGAGGTTCTGTTCAACAACGCCTTTGCTCACCAACAAGTGGGTCAAATGAAAGGTTCGAACGAACTTTACCAACGTCTTTTGACGAACTTCCCAAAATCACCACTGGTTCCAGATGGAACTTTGGCTTTGGGTGAATTGCTTTATGAACAAGGCAAATTTGCTGCGGCCCTGGAGCAATTTGAAAGACTTGAAAAATTTCCGAACAGCCGTGTTTATTCTTACGGTATGTATAAAGCCGCTTGGGCTTGCTACAACATGCGCGATAGCGAATGCGGTATCAAGAAACTGGTTCAGGTTGTAAAAAACAATCCACCACTTCAAGATGGTGAAGTCCCAACCAACCGTCACAATCTACGCAAAGAGGCTTTGCGCGATTTGACGATATTTATTGGTGACTCCTACCCTGCAAACAAACTTTATTCTTTCTTTGAAGACATTACGACAACTGATGAGTTGGGTGAGTCTATGATGAACCTTGCGAAACTTTACGAATCGCACAGTCGTCAAAAAGAAATGAACATTTTCCTGGAAGAATACATCGACAAACACCCAACTGGTCCCGACGTGGTTAAATCCCACCTTTTGCTGGTTGAAGCCAACGAGACGTTGAAAAAACGTGATTTGGTCTTGAAGCACATGCAATTTGCTTCAGATCTTTGCCGTGCTGATTCCTCTTGGAAAAAAGAACAGAAAAAAGACGCTGTGATCACTTCCTGTGATGAAGGTTTCCGCCGCACCAGCCTGGATATGGCTAAAAAATGGTGGGAGATCTGGCTTAAGAACAAACAAAACACTGAGTTCTCGAACCTGACTCAACAATTGTTTAAACTGATGCTTGATATCGAAGATCCTGCGAAACCGGATTTGAAAACACGTTTTGCTTATGCAGAACTTCTTTTCCAACTGGGTAAATTCGATGAGGCTTCGACACAGTATAAAATCGTGGGTGACAAATCCACTGACGATATCCTTCGCCATGACGCGAACTACGCTGCCCTATTCTCCAAAGAAAAATCTATCGAGAAAAAATCAGAACCTTTGAAGGAATCTGAGCGTAAAGAATTGGCTGCAAACTATTTGGCGAAACACCCTACTGGGAAATACGCTATTGCGGTTAAATTCAAAATCGGTCACATCGCCTACGAAGAAAACAACTACCCTGAAGCTGAAAAATGGTTGAAGCCTTTGACGACAATGAAAGGCAACGACGATATCCGCAGAAAATCAGAAGACCTGGTTTTGGATATGCTTAATATCAAAAAAGACTTCGTGGGCATCAAAGAGTTCTCGAAACAAATCGCGAATTCGACAACTGATGCTTCTCGTAAAAAGAACATGAACAAGATCCAGGAAGAAGCTCACTTCACTGAAATTCAGGAGTTTGCAAAAACTGGAAACAAAGACCAAGCAGCTCAAAAGTTGATTGCTTACGCTAAAGAGCATGACAACTCCAAACTTTCTCAGGATGCTTTGTGGCAGGCAATTGGTATTCTTTATACTGAAGGCAAAGTCTATGACGCTGCCGAGATGTCTTTGAAATACGTGCAAAAATATCCAGACGATAAAAAGAACCTGGATGCTTTGAAAGACTCTGCCAAAGCCTATGCTGACATCGGTCAGACGGCCAAAGCCGCTGATACGTTGGCGAAAGTGGCTGAATTGGATAAAAAAGGTCGCAACCAATACCTGGAAGCGGCAGCTGATATCTATGTGATGGAAAAACGTGTGAAAGACGCTCGCGCCTCTTACATGGGTATCCTTTCAGCAGCAGACAGCAAAACGACAGAGCGTATTTACGGTAAGCTTCTTGATTCTTATAAAAACGACAAAAAGTCTCCAGAGTACGACAAGCTTTTGAATCAAATCTCTGCTAAAGGTATCGAACCTTACACGACAGAAGCGATGATTGAGAAAGCTCAAGCTCTGCTTGACGCCGGCAAAATGACTGCAGCGTTTGATCTTTCAATGAAGGCCAACGGCCGTTCTGTACCTGCAGAAACTCGTGCCGCTGCCCGTCTGATTCAAGCTGCGGTTTTGGAAAAAGAATTCATCGCCCAAAGCGTAAAAGCTCGTGAAGAGAAATTCGCGACAGTTCTTGCGATCAAAACTGAAAAACTTGATAAAGCGCAAACGGCTTATGTGACTGCTTTGAAAATGTCCAAAGACCCTTATCAACAGTTGGAAGCTTTGCGCGGTATTGACCGTGTGTATGGCAACTACATTGATAGTTTAACTTCAATGCCACTTCCTGCTTCTTTGAGTCCTGATGACCAAAAGCAATTGCGTGGAGAGCTTGCGAAGTTGACGAATCCTATCCAGGATAAAAAGAACGACAACGACGCGAAGCTAAAAGCTTTGGCGGCAACTGTTGGTCAATCGGCGACGACAACACGCTCTTATGTAAGCATTGGCGCTGACAAAACGATCACACCGATTGCTCAGTTCCCTGCTCCAGAAAAATTGAGTGTTTTCCTTCCGGCATCAGCTGATATGATGATTGGTAAGGTGTCTCGTTATGAGATTCGTCCTAATAAGACATGCAACAAAACTGCTGTAATGACTGGTGATATTTCAAAAGTAAACACTTTCGAAGTTGCTGGAAATTGTTATGGTTCTAGACAGTTCGATATCGTGGAAAAACTGGGCTTGGAACTCGCTAAGAGCAAAGAAACCAGAGCCCTTGGTCTTTTCTATGCGAGCGTCGGAGCTGAAGGTAAAGGCTATAGCGACAAAGCGATGTGGTTGATTGATGCTGCTTTGAAGGCTCAACCTGAAGCGTCTCCTTTTGTATATCAAAAGGCTCGTTTGACTTATAAAGAAGATGGCATCAAATCCGCGATGCAATATTTTGAGAAGGTTTTGGACATGCAAATGCCTTCGACAGAAATGGAAACTTTCGCTGGTGTGAAGGCTTTCTCAGAGGGAGATTTCTCTCGCGCTGTCGAAAAATTTTCTACACTCCAAAAAGATCAGTTGTATACTTTAAATGTGGGAACGCTTTTGAGTGAATCATATGCTCAAAAGGGTCAGGTCGATAAAGCTCTGGCAATGATCAAAGATTTGATCACTGCGAATAAGAAAGACAATATCGACTACCTTCTGGAACAAGCTCATATCCTTGAGACTTTCAAAGGAAGCCCCACGCTAGCGTTGGATTCCTATGAAAAGGCATTCAAAGCCAGCAGCGCGCAAGCAGATTTGCGTGAATGGTTAAGCAAGAAAATTCAATTTATCAAAAATCAAAACAAAGTCGGTCAGCACGTAACTTCGGGAGACTTGTAG
- the ybeY gene encoding rRNA maturation RNase YbeY — protein sequence MQVLIINESKHTVPRKFIQEWMDQVVAELKKRKVLNAEKARRELTLVFLDKKPAQKINNEFRGKDYATDVLSFDSMDPSSFGELILCPEVLKKQAKEHKLTFQKELGYMLLHGTLHLLGYDHETNEKDAKKMFDLQDAIFERLLRSPT from the coding sequence ATGCAGGTTCTGATCATCAACGAATCGAAACACACCGTGCCCCGCAAATTCATTCAGGAATGGATGGATCAAGTGGTGGCCGAGCTTAAAAAGCGTAAAGTTTTAAACGCTGAAAAAGCCCGTCGTGAGTTGACGTTGGTATTCTTAGATAAAAAACCTGCACAAAAGATCAATAACGAATTCCGTGGGAAAGACTATGCCACGGATGTTTTGTCATTTGACTCGATGGATCCCTCCAGTTTTGGCGAACTTATTTTGTGCCCTGAAGTGCTGAAAAAACAAGCGAAGGAACACAAGCTGACTTTCCAAAAAGAGCTGGGTTACATGCTGTTGCACGGAACACTGCATCTCTTGGGATATGATCACGAGACGAATGAAAAAGACGCGAAAAAGATGTTCGATCTGCAAGATGCAATCTTTGAGCGTTTGCTGCGTAGCCCCACTTGA
- a CDS encoding biopolymer transporter ExbD, which translates to MARRRPYELPKQKSTFGLNITSMTDMFTILLVFLLQSYSTSQVEILPESNLRLPTSATTANPVEAVKISLSKDALKIDKDKIADVKNDEFLAQDLESTDANFIKPLFEKLDHMAKNSTEKEKWVKEGKILLQADKDLPYATLRKVMYTASMAGFPQLKLVTMVGE; encoded by the coding sequence ATGGCACGCCGTCGTCCGTATGAGCTTCCAAAACAGAAATCGACATTCGGTTTGAACATCACTTCGATGACCGACATGTTTACGATTTTGCTAGTGTTCCTATTACAAAGCTATTCAACTTCCCAAGTCGAGATTTTACCAGAATCCAACTTGCGTTTGCCGACTTCGGCAACAACTGCGAATCCAGTGGAAGCTGTTAAGATTTCTTTGTCGAAGGATGCTTTGAAGATCGACAAAGATAAAATCGCAGACGTTAAGAACGACGAGTTCTTAGCCCAGGACCTTGAGTCCACTGATGCGAACTTTATTAAACCATTATTCGAAAAACTGGACCACATGGCCAAGAATTCAACCGAAAAGGAAAAGTGGGTAAAAGAAGGAAAAATTCTTTTACAGGCTGATAAAGACCTTCCTTATGCGACACTTCGCAAAGTGATGTACACAGCATCTATGGCAGGCTTTCCTCAGTTGAAATTGGTGACTATGGTCGGAGAATAA
- a CDS encoding HD family phosphohydrolase gives MPQRGKGSKKNESHATRVNYEDHSLKFLDWVDSIGLEKTFFGRALHMLEEKLFVRRAAFIFLYCVLLSYTIFYQFDVPYNFNVGDVAKYDVTSPIGFEMTDEVTTEEKRMKAEYAVPVVYDFDTSVFERVSLGLIHSFRTMRNYQREVVWPKQPAAQRAKVKEFFQYKKEFESELGVSVSDFMYEWLIDNKFSARIEAIMIRNLENWYEQKIAEAPDRFIPAGQTTVVARVVHRNNLGREFNISRAEIMDIQDPDHFTLEDRKELDRFQEGDRANILYFARSLLVPNLTLNKQETASRKQASRDAVIPVNITIKKNQVIVAQGSVVQPFHMAVVKQIENIRSDKRKDLTALAMALMLSMAIIVFFSYLKRFSLNRVKVDFKDLMVMMLITFGTILFTKVYLFVIDAAFVSKLGHLLPATFFLYAAPIATGPMLVGLLITSGEIVWLYTAFVSLCLGIMVDYNYALMLFSMIGGIAAARGVFNCKTRNDIYFAGVRTGVVNALVIAFVLTMTRFDQEGALREILFAIPAGFIGGILSSLCAMMFIPLLESIFNYTTDVKLLELSNLNHPLLKDMIVKAPGTYHHSMMVGSMVEAAAEEIGANSLLGKVMCYYHDIGKMEHANYFIENQKPGNNPHDHISPFMSKTLLIAHVKDGVEMGVAYKLGKPIIDGIIQHHGTTLISYFYNKALDLKKEEDPEISDQDFRYPGPKPQFREAALCMLADSIEAAARSLDEPTPARLQNIVRNIVQRKFSDGQLDECNLTLKDISKVEAAFIRILLGIYHQRIDYPRSAGGQLGESTPTTKQG, from the coding sequence ATGCCTCAGCGTGGTAAAGGTTCAAAAAAAAATGAGAGTCATGCGACTCGGGTTAATTACGAAGATCACAGTCTAAAGTTTTTGGACTGGGTTGATTCGATTGGCCTCGAAAAAACTTTCTTCGGGCGTGCATTGCATATGCTGGAAGAAAAACTTTTCGTGCGCAGGGCCGCTTTTATCTTCCTGTACTGTGTTCTTTTGTCTTACACCATCTTTTATCAATTCGATGTGCCTTATAACTTCAATGTCGGGGACGTGGCAAAATACGATGTCACATCTCCTATCGGTTTTGAAATGACCGACGAAGTAACGACCGAAGAAAAGCGCATGAAGGCCGAGTACGCGGTGCCAGTCGTTTACGATTTTGATACAAGTGTTTTTGAAAGAGTCTCCCTGGGGCTGATCCATTCCTTCCGCACGATGCGAAACTATCAGCGTGAAGTGGTCTGGCCAAAACAGCCTGCAGCGCAAAGAGCGAAAGTTAAAGAATTCTTCCAATACAAAAAAGAATTTGAATCAGAACTGGGCGTCAGCGTATCAGACTTCATGTACGAGTGGCTGATCGATAACAAATTCAGCGCCCGTATCGAAGCGATCATGATTCGTAATCTGGAAAATTGGTACGAACAAAAAATCGCCGAAGCCCCAGATCGCTTTATCCCAGCAGGGCAGACGACAGTTGTGGCCCGCGTGGTGCACAGAAATAATCTGGGTCGTGAGTTCAACATCTCTCGCGCAGAAATCATGGATATCCAGGATCCTGATCACTTCACCCTGGAAGACCGCAAAGAGTTAGATCGCTTCCAAGAGGGGGATCGCGCCAATATCCTGTACTTCGCAAGATCGCTCTTGGTACCAAATCTGACGCTGAACAAACAAGAAACTGCCAGCCGCAAACAAGCCTCGCGCGATGCGGTGATTCCAGTGAATATCACTATCAAAAAGAATCAGGTGATCGTGGCCCAGGGCTCAGTGGTGCAGCCTTTCCACATGGCGGTCGTAAAACAAATCGAAAATATCCGTTCCGATAAACGTAAGGACCTGACAGCACTCGCAATGGCGTTGATGCTTTCGATGGCTATTATCGTTTTCTTCTCGTACTTAAAACGTTTCAGTCTCAACAGAGTAAAAGTCGACTTCAAAGACCTAATGGTCATGATGCTGATTACTTTTGGCACGATCCTTTTCACCAAAGTATACCTGTTCGTGATCGACGCGGCCTTCGTTTCAAAACTAGGACACCTGTTGCCGGCAACGTTCTTCCTATACGCAGCTCCGATTGCGACAGGACCGATGTTGGTGGGCCTATTAATTACATCAGGCGAGATCGTTTGGTTGTATACAGCTTTCGTGTCCCTGTGTCTGGGAATCATGGTCGATTACAACTATGCCCTGATGCTTTTTAGTATGATCGGCGGTATCGCTGCGGCCCGTGGCGTGTTTAATTGTAAAACTAGAAATGATATCTACTTTGCCGGGGTCAGAACCGGGGTCGTGAATGCCTTGGTTATTGCCTTCGTTTTAACGATGACTCGTTTTGATCAAGAGGGTGCTTTAAGAGAAATCCTTTTCGCCATCCCAGCAGGTTTCATCGGTGGTATCTTAAGTTCCCTGTGTGCCATGATGTTCATTCCGCTTCTGGAGTCCATCTTCAATTACACGACCGACGTAAAACTTCTGGAACTTTCAAACCTAAATCATCCACTTCTAAAAGATATGATCGTAAAAGCCCCAGGAACATACCATCACTCCATGATGGTGGGTTCGATGGTAGAGGCCGCGGCCGAAGAGATCGGCGCGAACTCCTTGCTAGGTAAAGTTATGTGCTATTACCACGATATCGGTAAAATGGAGCACGCGAACTACTTTATCGAGAATCAAAAACCCGGCAATAACCCGCACGATCATATCTCGCCATTTATGAGTAAAACGCTGCTAATCGCCCACGTAAAAGACGGGGTGGAGATGGGTGTCGCTTATAAATTAGGTAAGCCCATCATCGACGGCATTATTCAGCATCACGGAACAACGTTAATCTCTTATTTCTATAATAAAGCTCTGGATCTTAAAAAAGAAGAAGACCCAGAAATCAGCGATCAGGATTTCCGTTATCCAGGTCCAAAACCTCAATTTCGTGAGGCCGCCTTGTGTATGCTCGCGGATTCTATCGAAGCGGCGGCAAGATCCCTGGATGAACCAACTCCAGCGCGCCTGCAAAATATCGTTAGAAATATCGTGCAAAGAAAGTTCTCTGACGGGCAGTTGGATGAGTGTAATTTGACCCTGAAAGATATTTCCAAGGTTGAAGCCGCTTTTATTCGCATCCTTTTGGGTATATACCATCAGCGTATTGATTACCCACGCTCTGCCGGTGGCCAGTTGGGTGAATCCACGCCAACGACAAAACAAGGATAG
- the mazG gene encoding nucleoside triphosphate pyrophosphohydrolase yields the protein MAKTPAELRNIESLVEIVASLRGPDGCPWDKEQTHESLTQYAIEETFELVEAIESAPAERDRKMKDELGDVLFQVILHSQLASERGAFTLADVIENVAEKLVRRHPHVFGDVKVADSAEVVKNWEEIKKKETDIGGGARSGTRHDYALKVPPLPALQRAYKIGKRTEKYKFDWENVEGVMLKVEEEFDELREALDNDVDSEIEHELGDVLFSLAQLGRHLGMEPEQVLRKGNTRFEERFNKMVEFASADGKDWGALNVEEKEQFWLKAKAALKK from the coding sequence ATGGCAAAAACTCCTGCTGAATTACGTAATATTGAGTCCTTGGTCGAGATCGTCGCAAGTCTACGCGGTCCTGACGGCTGCCCCTGGGATAAAGAGCAGACTCACGAGTCTTTGACCCAGTATGCAATCGAGGAAACTTTTGAATTGGTGGAAGCTATTGAAAGTGCTCCCGCCGAGCGCGATCGCAAGATGAAAGATGAATTGGGCGATGTGCTTTTCCAGGTGATTCTTCACTCGCAGTTAGCTTCTGAACGTGGAGCATTTACTCTGGCTGATGTGATTGAAAATGTGGCAGAAAAGTTGGTGCGTCGCCATCCCCATGTGTTTGGCGATGTGAAAGTTGCTGATTCAGCCGAGGTCGTTAAGAACTGGGAAGAGATTAAAAAGAAAGAAACTGATATTGGCGGTGGCGCCCGTAGTGGGACCAGGCATGACTACGCCTTGAAAGTCCCACCCCTTCCCGCCTTGCAACGCGCTTATAAAATAGGCAAACGCACCGAGAAGTATAAATTCGACTGGGAAAACGTTGAAGGCGTGATGTTGAAGGTCGAAGAGGAATTCGATGAATTGCGCGAGGCTTTGGATAATGACGTGGATTCAGAGATCGAGCACGAGCTGGGGGATGTTTTATTTTCTTTAGCGCAGTTAGGACGTCATTTAGGTATGGAGCCTGAGCAGGTTCTTCGTAAAGGCAATACTCGCTTTGAGGAGCGGTTTAATAAGATGGTTGAATTCGCCTCTGCGGATGGCAAAGACTGGGGCGCTTTGAATGTTGAAGAGAAAGAACAGTTTTGGTTGAAAGCTAAGGCGGCTCTTAAAAAATAG
- a CDS encoding biopolymer transporter ExbD, producing MRRGKKIKINHNSEFELDLAPLLAVMVKLVPVLLLSSAFVQMMVIETELPQVVAEAIQRNDQDKTPTVVAIEVDPKVGYTIVVTKAGKENTETVPLKDGSYDLPSLHQKLVEVKKANPEVFKIELNPEAKVPYNDIVKVMDEARQAHDKTVTFPVFDTKQGKTVETKYMFPEVIFSNMMEG from the coding sequence ATGAGACGCGGAAAAAAGATTAAAATTAATCATAACAGTGAGTTCGAGTTGGACTTAGCACCACTGCTTGCCGTGATGGTAAAGTTGGTTCCAGTTCTGTTGTTATCGTCTGCCTTTGTGCAAATGATGGTGATCGAAACTGAACTTCCCCAAGTCGTAGCCGAAGCTATTCAGCGTAATGATCAAGATAAAACGCCAACTGTCGTCGCTATCGAAGTAGACCCAAAAGTGGGATATACAATCGTCGTGACTAAAGCTGGTAAAGAAAACACAGAAACGGTCCCGTTGAAAGACGGATCTTATGATTTGCCTTCCCTTCACCAAAAATTGGTTGAAGTCAAAAAGGCCAATCCTGAAGTTTTCAAAATTGAATTAAACCCTGAAGCAAAAGTTCCATACAATGACATCGTCAAAGTAATGGATGAAGCGCGCCAGGCACACGATAAGACAGTGACCTTCCCTGTCTTCGATACGAAGCAAGGGAAGACAGTTGAAACCAAGTATATGTTCCCTGAAGTTATCTTCTCGAACATGATGGAGGGCTAG
- a CDS encoding MotA/TolQ/ExbB proton channel family protein — translation MAFLKFMNESGVVGWLILLTGIGSLVLVAERAKMLYKEYGMNVDEFMGKIQTLVLAKKLDEALLLCAQLEKKPLAAAFKTILEKADRDDDTIFQAHDIAMAENVPLYTKRLHYLSMLANVATLMGLLGTIHGLILSFQAVASADPAMKQQLLAQGISVSMYTTALGLAVAIPAMVFFSVLTSRQNELLEEMMEKCGKLAELLTSAHIPNLSRQNVFPDHVAAPVVTPPSAPGKAS, via the coding sequence ATGGCATTCTTAAAGTTCATGAATGAATCTGGCGTCGTAGGCTGGTTAATTCTTCTTACTGGTATCGGTTCATTAGTACTTGTCGCAGAACGTGCGAAAATGCTCTATAAAGAGTACGGCATGAATGTGGACGAGTTCATGGGTAAAATCCAAACTCTAGTTCTAGCTAAAAAATTAGATGAAGCTTTGCTTCTTTGTGCGCAACTTGAAAAGAAGCCTCTTGCGGCAGCTTTCAAAACGATCCTTGAAAAAGCCGATCGTGATGACGACACAATCTTCCAAGCACACGATATCGCAATGGCTGAAAACGTTCCATTGTACACGAAACGTCTACACTACCTTTCCATGCTAGCCAACGTTGCTACATTGATGGGTCTTTTGGGTACGATCCACGGTCTTATCCTTTCGTTCCAAGCGGTAGCATCAGCTGACCCTGCAATGAAACAACAGTTGTTGGCACAAGGTATCTCCGTATCCATGTATACAACAGCGTTGGGTCTTGCGGTTGCGATCCCTGCGATGGTGTTCTTCTCTGTCCTAACTTCACGTCAAAATGAATTGCTGGAAGAGATGATGGAAAAATGCGGTAAGTTGGCAGAGTTGTTGACAAGCGCACACATTCCAAACTTGTCTCGCCAAAACGTATTCCCAGACCACGTTGCTGCTCCGGTAGTAACTCCTCCATCTGCTCCAGGTAAGGCTTCTTAA
- a CDS encoding HNH endonuclease, producing the protein MNKLSKMNNDELEASFKVFVTNERKILHIILEHVKEIDSRRLFLERGFDSTLSYLIHTHGYSKTAAEKRLYAARLLRDVPEMAAKVEEGRLNLSQLCQVSSAIKQKERVQKYDVSLEEKASLLARVDGKNCWDTQKELSSALDLPLKPTEKQLVQKDESVHLQLTLSKEQYELLVKSQELGFHLLQQNRDHSLAGLIEVLCSQFIRLKEVGSKCANSNGASSKGVESAAGGVRDLREVLLNKREGSVVDCNGIGASNKEAMQIKNTETVSMASHNKTITPKTRQFVLMRDRCCQYVDKSTGLICESKMGLQVDHIIPRWAGGDNSEENLQALCGQHNRLRYRQQAGVVIS; encoded by the coding sequence ATGAACAAACTTTCCAAGATGAATAATGATGAACTAGAAGCTAGCTTTAAAGTGTTTGTAACGAACGAGCGCAAGATTTTGCATATCATTCTTGAGCACGTAAAAGAAATAGATTCACGAAGACTATTCTTGGAGCGAGGGTTTGATTCTACATTGAGCTATTTAATTCACACGCACGGCTATAGCAAAACGGCGGCGGAAAAGAGACTGTATGCGGCTCGTTTATTAAGAGACGTACCTGAAATGGCGGCCAAAGTGGAAGAGGGTAGATTGAATTTGTCCCAGTTGTGCCAGGTTTCAAGCGCTATAAAGCAGAAAGAGCGAGTTCAAAAGTATGATGTGTCATTGGAGGAGAAAGCTTCTTTGCTTGCGCGGGTTGATGGCAAGAACTGTTGGGATACGCAGAAGGAACTTTCCTCTGCATTGGATTTGCCCTTAAAGCCCACGGAAAAACAGCTGGTTCAAAAGGATGAATCGGTTCATCTGCAATTGACGCTTTCAAAAGAACAATATGAATTGTTGGTGAAGTCACAAGAGCTTGGATTTCATCTGCTGCAGCAGAATCGGGATCATTCATTGGCGGGCCTAATCGAAGTTCTTTGCAGTCAGTTCATCAGATTGAAAGAAGTAGGTTCGAAATGTGCTAACTCAAATGGTGCTAGTTCGAAAGGTGTCGAATCGGCGGCAGGTGGAGTAAGGGATCTGAGGGAAGTTCTTCTGAACAAGCGAGAAGGAAGTGTTGTCGATTGCAATGGAATTGGGGCTTCAAATAAAGAAGCAATGCAAATCAAAAACACCGAAACGGTGTCTATGGCGAGTCATAATAAAACGATCACGCCGAAAACTCGTCAATTCGTTTTAATGCGCGATCGCTGCTGCCAGTACGTGGATAAGAGTACCGGTTTGATCTGCGAAAGTAAAATGGGCCTACAAGTGGATCATATTATTCCGAGGTGGGCGGGCGGAGATAATTCAGAAGAAAATTTGCAAGCGCTCTGTGGTCAACATAATAGACTCCGCTATAGACAACAGGCTGGAGTGGTTATTAGTTAA
- a CDS encoding PilZ domain-containing protein: MGGEQSAAANLEQWYILRGDMKYGPYEYRSMISMIQNAELQDYNYAWAPHLENWTLVGELPEFSKDRLARLIQTKDHLSGAFIERKFPRRDLKTPIYAHNDHSFFDGHTLSVSENGALVLLNDPLLYLGQKIMLHFRSSDVNPVEFNVLCEIVRKNYSKQRLNVKSGLHYAVRFLQVPEAGSVQLTKWARGGGSKGETNGILKVHE; the protein is encoded by the coding sequence ATGGGTGGGGAACAATCTGCAGCAGCAAATCTTGAGCAATGGTACATACTTCGCGGGGACATGAAATATGGTCCCTACGAATACAGATCCATGATCTCAATGATCCAAAACGCTGAGCTTCAAGATTATAACTATGCTTGGGCTCCGCATCTTGAAAACTGGACACTCGTTGGCGAGCTTCCAGAATTCTCGAAAGACCGCTTGGCGCGTTTGATCCAAACAAAGGATCACTTGTCCGGCGCTTTCATTGAAAGAAAATTTCCGCGTAGAGATTTGAAAACTCCAATCTACGCGCACAACGATCACTCATTTTTTGATGGTCACACTTTGTCCGTAAGTGAGAACGGGGCTTTAGTTCTGTTGAACGATCCCCTCCTCTACTTAGGTCAAAAAATTATGCTTCATTTCAGAAGTTCGGATGTAAATCCTGTAGAATTTAATGTTCTATGCGAAATCGTCCGAAAGAATTACTCGAAACAAAGACTTAACGTGAAATCCGGCTTGCACTATGCTGTTCGTTTCCTCCAAGTGCCAGAAGCTGGTTCGGTTCAATTAACTAAATGGGCTCGCGGTGGCGGTTCCAAGGGGGAAACAAATGGCATTCTTAAAGTTCATGAATGA